One Bosea sp. 124 genomic window, CCGCTGGATGACCTCGGGCGGGCTCGGCACCATGGGATACGGCCTGCCGGCGGCGATCGGCGTGCAGATGAAGCATCCCAAGGCGCTCGTCATCGATGTTGCGGGCGAAGCCTCGATCCTGATGAACATGCAGGAGATGTCGACGGCCGTGCAATACCGGCTGCCGGTCAAGATCTTCATCCTGAACAACGAATATATGGGCATGGTGCGCCAATGGCAGGAACTGCTGCATGGCGGGCGCTATTCGGAGAGCTATTCGCAGTCCCTTCCGGACTTCGTGAAGCTGGCCGAAGCTTATGGCGGCCACGGCATCCGCTGCTCGGACCCGGCCTCGCTCGACGACGCGATCATGGAGATGATCGAGACGCCCAAGCCCGTGATCTTCGACTGCCTCGTCGCCAAGCATGAGAACTGCTTCCCGATGATCCCGTCGGGCAAGGCCCATAACGAGATGATCCTGCCCGATTTCGAGGGCGATACCGGCGAGATCATCGACGCCAAGGGCAAGCAGCTGGTTTGAACGGCAGCGTCATGCTCGGGCTCGACCCGGGCATCTCTTGCAGGATGAAGCGCTTCATCCTGCAAGAGATTCTCGAGGCAAGCCCGAGAATGACGATCGCCCGAGCGCGATACAGGGGAATTTCATGACCACCATCGGCCTTATTGGCGGAATGAGCTGGGAATCGACCGCGGTCTATTACCGGCTTCTCAATGAGGGGGTGCGGGCGCGCCAGGGCGGGCTGCACTCGGCCGATGTCCTGCTGCACTCGCTCGACTTCTCGCCGGTCGCGGAAATGCAGGCGAGGGGCGACTGGGATGCCGCGGGCGACGTGCTCGCCGACAGCGCGCTGCGCCTCGAGCGGGCGGGTGCAAACTGCCTCGTGCTCTGCACCAACACCATGCACAAGCTGGCCGACCGGATCACGGGTGCGACACGCGTGCCCTTCCTGCATCTGGCGGATGTGACTGCCAAGGCGGTCCGGCAGACCGCGTCGCGGCGTCCGCTGCTGCTGGCGACGCGCTTCACCATGGAGCAGCGCTTCTATCTCGGCAGGCTCGCCGCCTTCGGTGTCGAGGCCGTCGTCCCCGAGGAGGGGGAGCGCGAGGAGGTTCACCGCATCATCTATGAGGAACTCTGCCGCGGCCGGATCAAGCCGGCGTCCAAGGCGCGCTATCTTGCGATCATCGCGAAGGCTGCCGCCCAAGGGGCCGACGGCGTCATTCTCGGCTGCACCGAGATCGGTTTGTTGATCTCGCAGGCGGATAGCGCGCTGCCGGTGTTCGACACGACCGCGCTGCATGTCGAGGCGGCGCTCGACTTCGCCCTGGCGGCGGAGAGCCAGGCCGCATGAAACCCGTGATGAAGCTCGTCATCGCCAACAAGAATCATTCCTCCTGGTCGCTGCGGCCCTGGCTGCTGCTGACGGAGTTCGGGATTCCGTTCGAGGAGGTGCTGGTCCCGTTTGGGCAGACCTTCGACGATCCGGAATGGAAACGCGCGATCTCCGCCTTCACGACGGCCGGCAAGGTGCCGGCGCTGATCGATGGCGAGATCAAGGTTTGGGAGTCGCTGGCGATCCTGGACCATGTC contains:
- a CDS encoding aspartate/glutamate racemase family protein produces the protein MTTIGLIGGMSWESTAVYYRLLNEGVRARQGGLHSADVLLHSLDFSPVAEMQARGDWDAAGDVLADSALRLERAGANCLVLCTNTMHKLADRITGATRVPFLHLADVTAKAVRQTASRRPLLLATRFTMEQRFYLGRLAAFGVEAVVPEEGEREEVHRIIYEELCRGRIKPASKARYLAIIAKAAAQGADGVILGCTEIGLLISQADSALPVFDTTALHVEAALDFALAAESQAA